The Amblyomma americanum isolate KBUSLIRL-KWMA chromosome 6, ASM5285725v1, whole genome shotgun sequence genome has a window encoding:
- the LOC144093883 gene encoding uncharacterized protein LOC144093883: MINGVQAAVLVALVLSAATAAQEQYFLGCPPVDDVHDSATILPNPFNCSTFYICAQGTPLLFHCPGNLHFNYELQVCDYQERANCFELRRYPEPVTTVQPVPQPEPEPAPEVPEPEPEPTQQPVELTPEPETEAAPTQLAPRQELVPSQGPVEPEREPEPAAQPAESTPEPEPVPEQERSEPQTQPEPQPERERIEPQLQSEATEPAAPEPERVPEPAVQPSETAPEPEPVPEQERTEPQTQPEPEPEQEGTEPRLQPEATEPASSEPEREPEPAVQPAETTPEPQPQPEQERVEAQTQPEPEPEQERTEPQLQPEATEPAAAEPEREPEPAVQPAETTSAPEPEPAQEKAEPQPEPGPEQEQVEASQAPAEPEREPEPAVQPAETTPEPEPEPAQEQVQPQLKPEATEPAAAEPEREPEPAVQPAETTSAPEPEPAQEKAEPQPEPGPEQEQVEASQAPAEPEREPEPAVQPAETTPEPEPEHAQEQVQPQLKPEATEPAAAEPEREPEPAVQPAETTSASEPEPAQEKAVPQPEPGPEQEQVEASQAPAEPESEQEPAVQRAETTPEPEPEPAQERVQPQPESEPSQGPAEPEREAEPMVQPAVATSAPEADPGQKQAELEHELQPAGEVTAHESEPEQEAATPEREVEPAVDSTESAILEPAQETAEELLEAQAESMPQSKEPVPEPEDEVERQLTQTNEETQGSQEPAESVSEAAEAAADTAREPESATTSPEPVAERVEAAAEPQPQPAAGVAEPEQEATPKLAAASEEAAKVVTEVVEPSPEPQRSTDSVVADKEAAFTDDINGGADDLAGEPALVDDVETPPEEEKGRASKAIEIDYYA; the protein is encoded by the exons AT gATAAACGGCGTTCAGGCCGCCGTGCTGGTGGCGCTAGTTCTCTCCGCTGCGACCGCTGCACAGGAGCAGTACTTCCTGGGCTGCCCGCCTGTGGACGACGTCCACGACTCGGCCACCATACTGCCCAACCCGTTCAACTGCTCAACATTTTACATCTGCGCGCAG GGAACGCCACTGCTGTTTCATTGCCCGGGCAACTTGCACTTCAACTACGAGCTGCAAGTATGCGACTATCAGGAACGAGCGAACTGCTTTGAGCTGCGGCGGTACCCAGAACCTGTAACGACGGTTCAGCCTGTGCCGCAACCAGAGCCTGAACCTGCGCCTGAAGTACCTGAGCCGGAACCAGAACCGACGCAACAGCCGGTAGAGCTCACTCCTGAACCTGAGACAGAGGCTGCACCGACTCAACTGGCTCCTCGTCAAGAATTAGTGCCTTCTCAAGGACCGGTTGAGCCCGAACGTGAGCCAGAACCTGCAGCACAGCCAGCCGAGAGCACACCTGAGCCTGAACCTGTGCCAGAGCAAGAGCGATCCGAGCCTCAGACCCAACCAGAACCACAGCCTGAACGAGAGCGAATTGAGCCTCAGCTTCAGTCAGAAGCAACTGAACCGGCAGCACCGGAGCCAGAACGTGTGCCAGAACCTGCAGTACAGCCATCCGAGACCGCACCTGAGCCtgagcctgtgccagaacaagagCGAACCGAGCCTCAGACCCAACCAGAACCGGAGCCTGAACAAGAGGGAACCGAGCCTCGGCTTCAACCAGAAGCAACTGAGCCGGCATCATCGGAGCCCGAACGTGAACCAGAACCAGCAGTACAGCCAGCTGAGACCACACCTGAACCACAACCTCAGCCTGAACAAGAGCGAGTCGAGGCTCAGACCCAGCCAGAACCGGAGCCTGAACAAGAGCGAACCGAGCCTCAGCTTCAACCAGAAGCAACTGAGCCGGCAGCAGCCGAGCCCGAACGTGAGCCAGAACCTGCAGTACAGCCAGCCGAGACCACATCTGCACCAGAACCAGAGCCTGCACAAGAGAAAGCCGAGCCTCAACCCGAACCAGGGCCTGAACAAGAGCAAGTGGAGGCTTCCCAAGCACCAGCCGAGCCTGAGCGTGAACCAGAGCCTGCAGTACAGCCAGCTGAGACAACGCCTGAACCAGAACCAGAGCCTGCACAAGAGCAAGTCCAGCCTCAGCTTAAACCAGAGGCAACTGAGCCGGCAGCAGCCGAGCCCGAACGTGAGCCAGAACCTGCAGTACAGCCAGCCGAGACCACATCTGCACCAGAACCAGAGCCTGCACAAGAGAAAGCCGAGCCTCAACCCGAACCAGGGCCTGAACAAGAGCAAGTGGAGGCTTCCCAAGCACCAGCCGAGCCTGAACGTGAACCAGAGCCTGCAGTACAGCCAGCTGAGACAACGCCTGAACCAGAACCAGAGCATGCACAAGAGCAAGTCCAGCCTCAGCTTAAACCAGAGGCAACTGAGCCGGCAGCAGCCGAGCCCGAACGTGAGCCAGAGCCTGCAGTACAGCCAGCCGAGACCACATCTGCATCAGAGCCAGAGCCTGCACAAGAGAAAGCCGTGCCTCAACCAGAACCAGGGCCTGAACAAGAGCAAGTGGAGGCTTCCCAAGCACCAGCCGAGCCTGAAAGTGAACAAGAGCCTGCAGTACAGCGAGCTGAGACAACGCCTGAACCAGAACCAGAGCCTGCACAAGAGCGGGTCCAGCCTCAACCAGAATCAGAGCCTTCGCAAGGGCCAGCCGAGCCTGAGCGTGAGGCTGAACCTATGGTGCAGCCAGCCGTGGCCACTTCTGCACCAGAAGCCGACCCTGGACAAAAGCAAGCCGAGCTCGAGCATGAACTGCAACCTGCCGGAGAAGTAACAGCACATGAGTCGGAGCCAGAACAAGAGGCAGCCACTCCAGAACGTGAAGTAGAACCCGCTGTGGATTCAACTGAGTCCGCCATTCTAGAGCCTGCGCAGGAGACAGCTGAGGAGCTACTTGAGGCTCAGGCTGAATCTATGCCTCAGAGTAAAGAACCCGTGCCAGAACCGGAAGATGAAGTAGAAAGGCAACTAACGCAAACTAACGAAGAGACTCAGGGCTCACAAGAACCAGCTGAATCCGTGTCCGAAgcggctgaagctgctgctgataCAGCACGGGAACCAGAGTCGGCGACAACATCACCTGAGCCCGTAGCTGAGCGTGTTGAGGCTGCCGCAGAACCACAGCCCCAGCCGGCAGCAGGAGTAGCTGAACCAGAACAGGAGGCAACTCCGAAGCTCGCCGCCGCTTCTGAAGAAGCAGCGAAAGTTGTGACCGAAGTGGTCGAGCCCTCGCCTGAACCACAGAGGTCTACTGATTCTGTAGTGGCCGATAAAGAAGCGGCCTTTACTGACGACATTAACGGTGGCGCTGACGATCTGGCAGGAGAGCCAGCCTTGGTCGATGACGTCGAGACTCCGCCGGAGGAAGAAAAAGGCAGAGCGAGCAAGGCTATTGAGATCGACTACTACGCCTAG